The following coding sequences are from one marine bacterium B5-7 window:
- the polI gene encoding DNA polymerase yields the protein MSTQKPLILVDGSSFLFRAYHALPPLTNSKGMPTGAAYGVVNMMRRLLSDYDPDHIAVIFDCKEKTFRHERYPEYKANRPEMPEDLAVQIQPIHDIIRALGMPLLRQPGFEADDIIGTLAKQATEQKIDTIIVTGDKDMAQLVNEHITLVNTMSNTSMDIEGVKTKFGLPPELIIDYLALMGDTVDNVPGIPKVGPKTAVKWLTQYGSMDAIVENADKIGGKVGENLRAHLDFLPLGKELVTIHCDMELGYQIDELTRKPQETDKLIKLFGDLELKSWLKELTEEETAPVEKQYHVVLDEKTLKDCVANIKKSGLFSFDTETTSLNYMQAEVVGISVAYQPGDAYYIPVAHDYENAPQQLDRALVLSAFKPLLEDPDIKIIGQHIKYDMNVLRKYDIQLQGVAFDTMLESYVLNATATRHDMDSLAWHYLGEETIHYEEVAGKGAKQIPFNQVPIAKALPYAAEDADITLRLHQHVWGLLKDEKRQEIFTDLEMPLVPVMSAMECTGVLIDADLLKKQSEEIAARLEVLTESAYQEAGSNFNLDSPKQLQAILFEEMGLPIVKKTAKGQPSTAEDVLQELALQYALPKIILEYRSLSKLKSTYTDKLPEQINQKTGRVHTSYHQAVAATGRLSSSDPNLQNIPVRNEMGRRIRQAFIAPDGYQLISADYSQIELRIMAHLSKDKGLCDAFSKGLDVHRATAAEVFGVPLDEVTSEQRRRAKAVNFGLIYGMSAFGLAKQLDIDRNEAQNYIDIYFERYPGVHDYMESTRKKAHKLGYVETLFGRRLSLPDIHATKKMRQMAAERAAINAPMQGTAADIIKRAMLAVADYLKTSDLDAKLLMQVHDELILEVKEEQVETVLTAVKDCMQNAADLDVPLIVDAGVGNNWDEAH from the coding sequence ATGTCCACCCAAAAACCCCTGATCCTTGTCGATGGTTCTTCATTTTTGTTTCGTGCCTATCATGCTCTACCGCCACTGACTAATTCGAAAGGGATGCCCACGGGTGCTGCGTATGGCGTTGTTAATATGATGCGGCGTTTGCTCAGTGATTACGATCCCGATCATATTGCAGTGATTTTTGATTGCAAAGAAAAAACCTTTCGTCACGAACGCTACCCAGAATACAAAGCAAACCGCCCAGAAATGCCAGAAGACTTGGCCGTACAAATTCAACCGATACACGATATTATTCGCGCGCTGGGTATGCCCTTGTTGCGCCAACCAGGTTTTGAAGCGGATGACATTATTGGTACGCTCGCCAAGCAAGCGACAGAACAAAAGATTGATACGATTATTGTGACCGGCGACAAAGATATGGCGCAGCTTGTGAATGAACATATCACGCTGGTGAATACCATGTCGAATACCAGCATGGATATAGAGGGCGTAAAAACAAAATTTGGTTTGCCGCCGGAATTGATTATCGATTATTTAGCATTGATGGGCGACACCGTCGATAACGTGCCGGGGATCCCTAAAGTAGGCCCTAAAACAGCGGTTAAATGGCTAACGCAGTATGGCTCTATGGATGCGATTGTTGAAAACGCCGATAAAATTGGTGGGAAAGTTGGCGAGAATTTACGAGCACATTTGGACTTTTTACCACTTGGCAAAGAGCTGGTGACGATTCATTGTGATATGGAATTGGGCTATCAAATTGATGAGCTGACACGGAAACCACAAGAAACAGACAAGCTAATCAAATTATTTGGTGACTTAGAGCTTAAGAGCTGGTTAAAAGAATTAACAGAAGAAGAAACCGCGCCAGTAGAAAAACAATATCACGTTGTGTTAGATGAAAAAACATTAAAAGACTGCGTAGCCAATATAAAAAAATCGGGACTATTTAGTTTTGACACCGAAACGACATCGTTAAACTACATGCAAGCGGAGGTGGTTGGGATCTCCGTGGCCTATCAACCGGGTGATGCTTATTATATTCCCGTTGCACACGATTATGAAAATGCACCACAGCAATTAGATCGCGCTCTCGTGTTATCTGCATTTAAACCTTTACTGGAAGACCCTGACATAAAAATTATTGGGCAGCACATCAAGTACGACATGAATGTACTCCGAAAATATGATATTCAGCTACAAGGCGTGGCATTTGACACGATGCTAGAATCCTATGTTTTAAATGCAACTGCAACACGTCATGATATGGATTCTTTGGCTTGGCACTATTTGGGTGAAGAAACCATCCATTATGAAGAAGTTGCAGGGAAAGGGGCAAAACAAATTCCTTTTAATCAAGTGCCTATTGCAAAAGCCCTACCCTATGCTGCGGAAGATGCGGATATTACCTTACGTTTACATCAACATGTCTGGGGCTTGCTCAAAGATGAAAAACGCCAAGAAATTTTTACAGACTTAGAAATGCCCTTGGTTCCAGTGATGTCAGCAATGGAGTGTACGGGGGTGTTGATTGATGCTGATTTGCTGAAAAAACAAAGTGAAGAAATTGCAGCGCGTTTAGAAGTATTGACGGAGAGTGCCTACCAAGAAGCAGGCAGCAACTTTAATTTAGACTCCCCCAAACAACTACAAGCCATTTTGTTTGAGGAAATGGGCTTGCCCATTGTGAAAAAAACGGCAAAAGGTCAGCCCTCAACGGCAGAAGATGTTTTGCAAGAATTGGCGCTGCAGTATGCCTTGCCTAAAATTATTTTAGAGTACCGCAGCTTAAGCAAACTGAAATCTACTTATACGGACAAATTGCCTGAACAAATTAACCAAAAAACGGGTCGTGTACATACTTCTTATCATCAGGCAGTCGCTGCCACCGGACGTTTATCTTCATCAGATCCAAACTTACAAAACATTCCTGTGCGGAATGAGATGGGGCGTCGTATTCGCCAAGCTTTTATCGCACCTGACGGTTATCAGTTAATTTCTGCGGATTATTCGCAAATTGAATTGCGCATTATGGCGCATTTATCTAAAGATAAAGGTTTGTGTGATGCTTTCTCTAAAGGCTTGGATGTGCATCGTGCGACAGCAGCAGAAGTATTTGGTGTGCCATTGGATGAGGTGACCTCTGAGCAACGTCGGCGGGCAAAAGCGGTTAACTTTGGTTTAATTTATGGGATGTCTGCGTTTGGTTTGGCAAAACAATTAGATATCGATCGTAATGAGGCACAGAATTACATCGATATTTATTTTGAACGTTATCCTGGTGTACACGACTATATGGAGTCCACACGAAAAAAAGCACACAAACTAGGGTATGTAGAAACCTTGTTTGGTCGACGCCTATCTTTACCAGATATTCATGCAACAAAGAAAATGCGGCAAATGGCGGCAGAACGTGCTGCGATTAATGCACCCATGC